ATGCGCTCTCGCTCGTCGCCCTCGGCGACCCGGGCCCGCACGGTCCGCACGTCGGTGCCGACCTCGACCTCGACCTCGGGCGTGGCCACCAGGTTGTGGAACCAGGCCGGGTGGTGGTCGGCCCCGGCGGCCGAGGCGAAGATCGCCACCCGCTCGCCGTCGAGGGGCTGGTACACGAGGGGGTTCACCCGGGGCTGGCCGCTCCTGGCCCCGACGGTGTGGACGAG
Above is a window of Iamia majanohamensis DNA encoding:
- a CDS encoding nitroreductase family deazaflavin-dependent oxidoreductase, producing the protein MDDFNARIIEEFRANEGRVGGPFEGAPMILVHTVGARSGQPRVNPLVYQPLDGERVAIFASAAGADHHPAWFHNLVATPEVEVEVGTDVRTVRARVAEGDERERIWEAQKAAAPGFADYEAKTDRTIPVVVLEPT